A genomic stretch from Colwellia sp. Arc7-635 includes:
- a CDS encoding short chain dehydrogenase, which translates to MKILLVGASGTIGQAVEKSLTTHHEIVTANYSGGDIQVDLGNVESIRQMFETAGSIDAIISTAGVANFASFTDLTETDYQMALNNKLMGQINLIRFGQSYINTGGSITLTSGILSREPMPGGSVISMANGALESFVKSVVLEVDRYRVNVVAPIFVKETMAMMGMDTEIGLSASDTAKAYVAAVTGKMHGQILDAPDYL; encoded by the coding sequence ATGAAAATTTTATTAGTCGGTGCTAGCGGTACAATTGGACAAGCAGTAGAAAAAAGCTTAACAACTCATCATGAAATCGTAACCGCAAATTATTCGGGTGGTGATATACAGGTTGATTTAGGTAATGTTGAATCAATTCGTCAAATGTTTGAAACAGCAGGAAGTATTGATGCAATAATTTCAACCGCCGGAGTAGCTAATTTTGCTAGCTTTACTGACCTAACTGAAACTGACTATCAAATGGCTTTAAATAACAAATTAATGGGACAAATAAATCTGATCCGGTTTGGTCAAAGCTATATAAATACGGGTGGATCAATAACATTAACATCGGGCATCTTATCAAGAGAACCCATGCCTGGTGGCTCTGTCATTAGTATGGCGAACGGTGCATTAGAGAGTTTTGTAAAATCAGTCGTTTTAGAAGTCGATCGCTATAGAGTTAATGTGGTAGCGCCTATATTTGTTAAAGAAACTATGGCAATGATGGGCATGGATACTGAAATAGGTCTATCAGCAAGCGATACCGCTAAAGCTTATGTTGCAGCAGTAACAGGTAAAATGCATGGCCAAATATTAGATGCTCCTGATTACTTATAA
- a CDS encoding serine hydrolase domain-containing protein, whose protein sequence is MKTLSLFIVILFFSTSLFANNELANKELAPSFITIFNEGSRLDVIDYLSDHMSKGRIDTYGIDAHVGVFLNNQNTFGNLKVVKVSPLSNGSERVEVISNNNKLKYNLIINKEKEAPHKINYFTLQDSSAQNSPEKTLSTKALKQELSSFIQHLSKEDAFSGSVLVARGKDVLFKDSVGFANKVWKIENIIDTKFSLGSMNKMFTAISALQLIEKGKLKFEDKLVQFVDKSWLPKGDSGAITIRHLLTHTSGFGNFFNDEFNQSNKEVYRDLEAYKPLISESELLFNPGERNRYSNSGMLMLGLVVEKVSGESYYDYVQKNIYDKANMPNSGSFELDSVTGNLASGYLKRMHSDGWVDSIYTRAIKGSPAGGGFSTVEDLHQFSIALTKFQLLGKEFTEDAYTEKTKYNSAFWYGYGFSVGGEANNRIVGHGGSYLGVDARLDIHLDTGFIVVILANQSDVVAPVRRKINELIASYR, encoded by the coding sequence ATGAAAACGTTGTCTTTATTTATAGTCATATTATTTTTTTCTACCTCCCTATTTGCTAATAATGAGTTGGCGAATAAGGAATTAGCTCCATCATTTATTACCATCTTTAATGAAGGTTCACGTCTTGATGTTATAGATTATCTTTCTGATCATATGTCTAAAGGTCGAATTGACACATACGGTATTGATGCGCATGTTGGTGTTTTTTTAAATAATCAAAATACCTTTGGAAACCTTAAAGTTGTTAAAGTTTCACCTCTTAGTAATGGTAGTGAGAGGGTTGAAGTTATATCTAACAATAATAAATTGAAGTACAACCTGATAATAAACAAAGAAAAAGAAGCACCTCATAAGATTAATTATTTTACCTTACAAGACTCTTCAGCTCAGAATAGCCCAGAAAAAACTTTATCAACAAAAGCGTTAAAACAAGAACTCTCTAGTTTTATTCAGCATTTAAGTAAGGAGGATGCTTTTTCTGGTTCAGTATTGGTTGCAAGAGGTAAAGATGTTCTTTTTAAAGACTCGGTAGGCTTCGCAAACAAAGTATGGAAGATCGAAAATATTATAGATACAAAGTTTTCTTTAGGCTCTATGAACAAAATGTTCACGGCTATTTCTGCATTGCAACTCATCGAGAAGGGGAAATTGAAGTTCGAGGATAAGCTTGTTCAGTTTGTTGATAAGAGCTGGTTACCTAAAGGTGATTCTGGCGCTATTACGATTAGGCACCTTTTGACACATACCTCAGGTTTTGGAAATTTCTTTAATGATGAATTTAACCAAAGCAATAAAGAGGTATACAGAGATTTAGAGGCTTACAAGCCGTTAATCTCGGAAAGTGAGTTGTTATTTAATCCAGGTGAGCGAAACCGTTATAGTAATTCAGGAATGCTGATGCTTGGCTTGGTCGTTGAAAAAGTTAGTGGAGAAAGTTATTACGACTACGTGCAAAAAAATATTTACGATAAAGCTAACATGCCTAATTCAGGGAGTTTTGAACTTGACTCGGTAACAGGTAATTTAGCTTCCGGTTATTTAAAAAGAATGCATAGCGACGGGTGGGTCGATAGCATTTATACCCGAGCAATTAAAGGTAGCCCTGCTGGCGGTGGTTTTTCAACAGTAGAAGATTTACATCAATTTTCCATTGCACTAACCAAATTCCAATTACTTGGTAAAGAATTCACCGAAGATGCCTACACTGAAAAAACAAAATATAACTCTGCTTTTTGGTATGGATATGGCTTTTCCGTGGGCGGTGAGGCCAATAACCGCATTGTTGGGCATGGTGGTTCTTATTTAGGTGTTGATGCCCGTTTAGATATACACCTTGATACTGGCTTTATCGTTGTTATATTGGCAAATCAGTCAGATGTAGTTGCTCCAGTAAGAAGGAAAATTAACGAGCTAATTGCAAGCTATAGATAA
- a CDS encoding helix-turn-helix transcriptional regulator: MIVKKLREKRNWSQEQLAIMAGLSTRTIQRIESGNKASIESLKSLASVFEIDISKLKEEVIVIDKSSESWKSESFLVKVFFWGVKARKQVLTMEFLCLALGILTWIIKPDIFATPAFFLLAYIFSTMKYYIDRKKHW; the protein is encoded by the coding sequence ATGATAGTTAAAAAATTAAGAGAGAAACGGAATTGGTCTCAAGAGCAACTTGCAATAATGGCTGGATTAAGTACGAGAACAATTCAGAGAATTGAAAGTGGTAATAAAGCTAGTATTGAATCTCTAAAATCGCTCGCCTCTGTTTTTGAAATAGATATTTCTAAACTAAAAGAGGAAGTCATTGTGATAGATAAAAGTTCAGAATCATGGAAATCAGAATCGTTTTTAGTGAAAGTGTTTTTCTGGGGTGTTAAAGCGAGAAAGCAGGTTTTAACTATGGAGTTTCTTTGTTTGGCATTGGGCATTTTAACTTGGATTATAAAGCCGGATATATTTGCTACCCCAGCATTCTTTCTATTGGCTTATATATTTTCGACAATGAAATATTATATTGATCGTAAAAAGCATTGGTAA
- a CDS encoding MBL fold metallo-hydrolase, translating to MFKKSLVAVTLFFSVAAVSSVNAQSMADSDITVQQAAGDVYMLQGPGGNIGVLATDKGLLLVDDKFAPLAEKIESAMKGLEDKELKYIINTHFHGDHTGSNQFFSHKAPIFAHENVRSRLSSKADHSAESLPVVTYKDGITIYLDNEEVQLTHLPKGHTDGDTFVYFKKANVLHTGDLFFEVGFPFIDLKSGGSVKGYLASAKHMLKNTPDDVVIIPGHGKLTNKKSLLAFAEMIAFSIDRVTLALAAGKSEQQILDEGIGEKYKHLSWAFITEEKWLKTLVADLK from the coding sequence ATGTTCAAAAAATCTTTAGTAGCAGTAACTTTATTTTTTAGCGTTGCAGCGGTAAGTTCAGTAAACGCACAATCAATGGCTGATAGCGATATTACAGTGCAGCAAGCTGCAGGCGATGTTTATATGTTACAAGGTCCGGGTGGTAATATTGGCGTACTTGCGACAGACAAAGGCTTACTACTTGTTGACGATAAGTTTGCCCCATTAGCTGAGAAAATTGAAAGTGCAATGAAGGGGCTTGAAGATAAAGAGCTTAAATATATTATTAATACTCATTTTCATGGTGACCATACCGGTAGTAATCAATTCTTTTCTCATAAAGCGCCCATTTTTGCTCATGAAAATGTCCGTAGCCGCTTGAGCAGTAAAGCTGATCACAGCGCTGAAAGCTTGCCTGTTGTAACTTACAAAGACGGCATTACCATTTATTTAGATAACGAAGAAGTCCAATTAACGCATTTACCAAAAGGCCATACTGACGGCGACACCTTCGTATACTTTAAAAAAGCTAATGTATTGCATACCGGTGATTTGTTTTTTGAAGTTGGTTTTCCTTTCATCGACTTGAAAAGTGGCGGCAGTGTTAAAGGTTATTTAGCGAGCGCTAAACACATGCTGAAAAACACACCAGACGATGTAGTGATCATTCCAGGACACGGCAAACTAACTAACAAAAAAAGCCTACTAGCTTTTGCTGAAATGATCGCCTTTAGTATTGATAGAGTTACATTAGCACTTGCTGCAGGAAAATCAGAACAGCAAATACTTGATGAAGGTATTGGCGAAAAATATAAACATTTATCTTGGGCATTTATCACCGAAGAAAAATGGTTGAAAACTTTAGTTGCTGATTTAAAGTAA
- the dinB gene encoding DNA polymerase IV, producing MLTENQSRRKIIHIDMDCFYAAVEMRDNPELRHVPIAVGGNGPRSVLCTCNYKAREFGIRAAMPNARAKALCPELIIVDGRMSVYQQVSQEIRAIFLRYTDLIEPLSLDEAYLDVTDSPLFYGSATLIAEQIRHDIFNELNLTASAGIAPNKFIAKIASDENKPNGQCVVSPDKVSAFVAQLALKKIPGIGPKTSEKLKAYGFESCADVRASSVAKLQTIVGKFATALYQRSFGIDDRALETQRVRKSLAIETTMAEDIDTIEQCQTILMSLFTKLKLRLEKHHDREISKQTVKIKFADFQQTTVDIQSSDCHEAVFITLLEKAMTRANNRKVRLIGLSLGFAEQQSDTQQSQLVLF from the coding sequence ATGTTGACAGAAAATCAGTCTCGAAGAAAAATTATCCATATAGACATGGACTGTTTTTATGCGGCTGTAGAAATGCGAGACAACCCTGAATTACGTCATGTACCAATTGCTGTTGGCGGTAATGGACCACGTAGCGTGCTTTGTACGTGTAACTATAAGGCGAGAGAATTTGGTATACGTGCTGCTATGCCGAATGCTCGCGCGAAAGCGCTTTGTCCCGAACTCATTATTGTTGATGGTCGTATGTCGGTTTATCAGCAAGTATCGCAAGAAATAAGGGCTATCTTTCTACGTTATACCGATTTAATTGAACCGTTATCATTAGATGAAGCCTACCTTGATGTGACTGATTCTCCTTTGTTTTATGGCAGTGCAACGTTAATTGCTGAACAAATACGTCATGATATTTTTAATGAACTCAACCTTACCGCTTCTGCCGGTATTGCCCCGAATAAATTTATTGCTAAAATTGCCAGTGATGAAAATAAACCTAATGGTCAGTGTGTTGTTTCTCCAGATAAAGTAAGCGCTTTTGTCGCCCAACTCGCATTGAAAAAAATTCCCGGTATTGGCCCCAAAACTAGCGAAAAACTAAAAGCTTATGGATTTGAAAGTTGTGCTGATGTTCGTGCCAGTTCAGTCGCCAAATTACAAACCATTGTTGGAAAGTTTGCTACGGCTTTATATCAACGCAGCTTTGGTATAGATGACCGTGCACTTGAAACGCAGCGAGTAAGAAAGTCTTTAGCAATTGAAACCACAATGGCAGAAGATATTGACACTATCGAACAATGCCAGACAATATTGATGAGTTTATTTACTAAGCTCAAACTTCGTTTGGAAAAACACCACGATCGGGAGATTAGCAAACAAACCGTAAAGATTAAGTTTGCCGATTTTCAACAAACTACTGTCGACATTCAATCTAGTGATTGCCACGAAGCCGTTTTTATCACATTGCTTGAAAAGGCAATGACTAGAGCGAATAATCGAAAAGTTCGCTTAATAGGTTTGTCATTAGGTTTTGCTGAGCAGCAAAGTGATACCCAGCAAAGTCAGCTGGTACTATTTTAG
- the nhaD gene encoding sodium:proton antiporter NhaD has product MFKKIVLILLLSCISGTSWAAGPGSIDLTNSVLGFTALILFSIAYLLVIGEDVIHLRKSKPVLVAAGIIWLIIGWIYTQNGIPLEAEEAFNHNLLEYAQLLLFLLVAMTYINAMEERGIFDGLRLWMVSKGLSLRSLFWLTGILAFVISSFANNLTTAMLMCAIILKVASKDKKFINIACINIVVAANAGGVFSPFGDITTLMIWQSGLVKFEQFIVLFIPSLVNFLVPAIIMSFFISNEKSVPDLSETFEIKRGAKRIVALFILTIATAVLCHSVVNMPPVLGMMMGLGYLKFFGFYLRMSLPRSLDKKRNKAEAANDAEELKKLGNILPFDIFDKIARAEWDTLLFFYGVVMCVGGLGFMGYLSLVSEALYSSWSPTYANIAVGVLSAIVDNIPVVFAVLSMNPVMDLQQWLLVTMTAGVGGSLLSIGSAAGVALMGQTKGVYSFMGHLKWSWAIALGYAASIGVHFLING; this is encoded by the coding sequence ATGTTTAAAAAAATAGTATTAATCCTGTTACTTTCCTGTATTTCTGGTACTTCTTGGGCAGCAGGCCCCGGTAGTATTGATTTAACCAATTCTGTACTTGGTTTTACCGCTCTCATTCTATTTTCAATTGCCTACTTATTGGTGATTGGTGAAGATGTTATTCATTTAAGAAAGTCTAAACCGGTGCTTGTTGCTGCAGGTATTATTTGGCTGATTATTGGCTGGATTTACACACAAAACGGTATTCCTTTAGAAGCTGAAGAAGCGTTTAATCACAACTTACTTGAATATGCACAACTCTTATTATTTCTTTTAGTTGCGATGACTTACATAAACGCTATGGAAGAAAGAGGTATTTTTGATGGCTTGCGCTTATGGATGGTCTCTAAAGGCTTAAGCTTAAGGTCATTATTTTGGTTAACCGGCATTTTAGCGTTTGTTATTTCTTCTTTTGCTAATAACTTAACAACCGCAATGTTGATGTGTGCCATTATATTAAAAGTTGCATCAAAAGATAAAAAATTCATTAATATCGCTTGTATTAATATTGTTGTTGCGGCCAATGCGGGTGGCGTATTTAGTCCATTTGGCGATATTACAACGTTAATGATTTGGCAATCGGGTCTGGTTAAATTTGAGCAATTTATTGTACTGTTTATTCCTTCTTTAGTTAATTTTTTAGTCCCTGCCATTATCATGAGCTTTTTCATTTCCAACGAAAAATCAGTGCCTGATCTCAGCGAAACGTTTGAAATTAAAAGAGGGGCAAAAAGAATTGTTGCGCTCTTCATCTTAACGATTGCAACAGCAGTTTTATGTCACAGTGTTGTCAACATGCCACCCGTTTTAGGTATGATGATGGGACTAGGTTACCTGAAGTTTTTCGGTTTTTATTTACGTATGAGCCTACCGCGATCGTTAGATAAAAAACGCAATAAAGCCGAAGCAGCGAACGATGCTGAAGAATTGAAAAAATTGGGTAACATTCTTCCTTTTGATATTTTTGATAAAATAGCACGTGCAGAATGGGACACTTTACTATTTTTCTACGGTGTTGTTATGTGTGTTGGTGGCTTAGGCTTTATGGGCTATTTAAGTTTAGTTTCAGAAGCGTTGTACAGCAGCTGGAGCCCAACGTATGCCAATATTGCCGTAGGTGTGTTATCAGCGATTGTTGATAATATTCCCGTTGTGTTTGCTGTATTAAGTATGAACCCAGTGATGGATCTTCAACAATGGTTATTAGTGACAATGACTGCAGGTGTTGGCGGTAGTTTATTATCAATTGGCTCTGCAGCAGGCGTTGCCTTAATGGGACAAACCAAAGGAGTGTATTCATTTATGGGACACTTAAAGTGGAGCTGGGCTATCGCATTAGGATATGCTGCCAGTATTGGCGTACATTTTTTAATTAATGGCTAA
- a CDS encoding HupE/UreJ family protein, with translation MRTLSCFYFFVVLVTTSLFSSFSSAHSDDINQATLSLDNSEQFQLVVIVDFIHLLKNHLAISGDDTKVIDALNQLSFFQQKKLLEDVQEALSKQTNIQFTPINAKEDTKDNAKNSIDDIEYIEGNGEAHKSEQSKQSEKSLYQESASFTGLKLQQLKRILSQQVSLSDYQAQLHSSGAIPAGTSSVAVRFSPLLGDIVLKVIRPQQDIISTATLSNSYLVNFESANLATSSAILPSTIQNALDYIYQGFVHILPRGLDHILFVLALLLFAKSAASLLWQVSAFTLAHTITLALGIYGIVELSSAIVEPLIALSIVYVALENIYRAKSKSISHTRMPVIFAFGLLHGLGFASVLADVGLPPGQYALSLISFNVGVELGQLTVIALAFICLLPFRHKSWYQTKLVLALNTTIAIVALYWLIERLI, from the coding sequence ATGCGCACATTATCTTGTTTTTACTTCTTCGTTGTTCTAGTGACAACATCACTTTTTTCGTCATTTAGCTCGGCTCACAGCGACGACATTAATCAAGCAACTCTGTCATTGGATAACAGTGAGCAATTTCAACTTGTGGTGATTGTCGATTTTATTCATCTCTTAAAAAATCACTTAGCTATTTCGGGTGATGATACAAAAGTGATTGACGCGCTTAATCAACTATCTTTTTTCCAACAAAAAAAACTCCTTGAAGATGTTCAGGAAGCTTTGAGTAAGCAAACAAACATTCAATTTACTCCGATTAATGCTAAAGAGGACACTAAAGATAATGCTAAAAATAGTATTGATGACATTGAATATATTGAAGGAAATGGAGAAGCCCACAAAAGTGAACAAAGTAAGCAAAGTGAAAAAAGCTTATACCAAGAAAGCGCCTCTTTTACCGGCTTAAAGCTACAACAGTTAAAGCGAATATTATCTCAGCAAGTAAGCTTGTCAGATTACCAAGCACAATTGCATTCCAGTGGTGCTATTCCAGCAGGCACAAGTAGCGTTGCCGTACGTTTTTCTCCTTTACTAGGAGATATTGTTCTTAAGGTTATTCGACCACAACAGGACATTATCAGTACAGCAACACTGAGCAATAGTTATTTAGTAAATTTCGAAAGCGCTAACCTTGCCACGAGTTCTGCGATTTTGCCGAGTACCATCCAAAATGCTCTAGATTATATTTATCAGGGCTTTGTTCATATTCTGCCCCGAGGCTTAGATCATATTCTTTTTGTGCTAGCTCTGTTACTTTTTGCAAAAAGCGCTGCGAGTTTACTCTGGCAGGTATCAGCTTTCACTCTCGCCCACACCATTACATTAGCATTAGGTATTTATGGCATTGTAGAGCTTTCTAGCGCTATTGTTGAGCCTCTAATTGCTCTTTCTATTGTCTATGTAGCGTTAGAAAATATCTATCGAGCGAAAAGCAAGTCAATCAGCCATACTCGCATGCCCGTTATATTCGCTTTTGGTTTATTACATGGATTAGGGTTTGCATCGGTATTAGCCGATGTTGGATTACCTCCAGGTCAATATGCGCTGAGTTTGATCTCATTTAACGTGGGTGTCGAGCTTGGACAACTAACAGTAATTGCCCTTGCCTTTATTTGTTTATTACCGTTTAGACACAAGAGTTGGTATCAAACAAAGTTAGTACTCGCATTGAATACGACCATTGCTATTGTTGCTTTATACTGGTTGATTGAGCGATTGATTTGA
- the nqrM gene encoding (Na+)-NQR maturation NqrM, translated as MAIFLITLGFFLVIVMAMAVGYIFQKKTLAGSCGGLANVGIDKSCNCDNPCEKRQERERVAALDLGDISVRNI; from the coding sequence ATGGCTATATTTTTAATCACCTTAGGTTTTTTTCTCGTTATTGTTATGGCAATGGCTGTTGGTTATATTTTTCAAAAGAAAACCCTCGCTGGTAGTTGTGGCGGTTTAGCTAATGTTGGTATCGATAAATCATGTAATTGTGATAATCCATGTGAAAAACGCCAAGAACGTGAGCGAGTAGCAGCGTTAGATCTTGGTGATATTAGCGTGAGAAATATTTAG
- a CDS encoding FAD:protein FMN transferase, with protein sequence MQYSFDLNKNKLAVKFLAMATLLLMLGGCFPSNDLARQEYLMQGKTMGTTYNIKVVGENIDTVKLQQGIDEKLKQLNQEMSTYINDSELSTFNQSTSLEPISVSPGLSRVLKEAIRLGKLSEGALDVTVGPLVNLWGFGPEYRPETVPSNELLALTKARIGLDKLVFEQGMLSKSIPDLYVDLSTIAKGYGVDLVAEFIEANGINNYLVEIGGEMRIKGFKHTGELWHVAIEKPLSNERAVHQIIIPKDNAVATSGDYRIYFEADGQRFSHIIDPKTGKPINHKLVSVTVIHPSSMTADGLSTAMMVMGEEKALAFAEANGLAVYIIAKTEHGFVEQSTVKFMQYLK encoded by the coding sequence ATGCAATATAGTTTTGACCTGAATAAAAACAAGCTAGCAGTTAAATTTTTGGCGATGGCCACTTTGCTGTTGATGCTTGGTGGCTGTTTTCCAAGCAACGATCTCGCTCGTCAAGAATATCTCATGCAAGGAAAGACCATGGGCACCACTTACAATATTAAAGTGGTTGGAGAGAATATTGATACCGTTAAATTACAACAAGGTATTGATGAAAAGCTTAAGCAACTGAATCAAGAAATGTCGACATATATTAATGATTCTGAATTGTCGACGTTTAATCAATCGACATCACTTGAGCCGATAAGTGTTTCTCCCGGTTTATCGCGCGTGCTTAAAGAAGCTATTCGTTTAGGTAAACTAAGTGAAGGGGCGCTTGATGTTACTGTTGGGCCTTTAGTTAATTTATGGGGTTTTGGCCCTGAATATCGCCCAGAGACCGTACCAAGCAATGAATTACTAGCGCTAACTAAGGCGCGTATTGGTTTAGATAAGTTGGTATTTGAACAAGGCATGTTGAGTAAAAGCATTCCTGACCTTTATGTTGACCTGTCTACCATTGCCAAAGGTTACGGAGTTGATTTAGTTGCTGAATTTATTGAGGCTAATGGTATTAATAATTATCTCGTTGAAATTGGCGGTGAGATGCGCATTAAAGGCTTTAAGCATACAGGTGAGCTTTGGCATGTTGCTATAGAAAAACCGTTGAGTAACGAGCGTGCAGTACATCAAATTATAATACCAAAAGACAACGCGGTTGCGACCTCTGGAGACTACCGTATTTACTTTGAAGCTGATGGCCAACGATTTTCGCATATCATAGACCCAAAAACTGGAAAGCCAATTAACCATAAACTGGTCTCTGTTACTGTAATACATCCATCTTCAATGACGGCCGATGGTTTATCGACAGCAATGATGGTGATGGGCGAAGAGAAAGCATTGGCATTTGCAGAAGCTAATGGTCTTGCGGTTTACATTATTGCGAAAACAGAGCATGGCTTTGTTGAGCAAAGCACGGTAAAATTCATGCAATATCTTAAGTAG
- the nqrF gene encoding NADH:ubiquinone reductase (Na(+)-transporting) subunit F, protein MEIIILGVSMFTVIVLALVMVILFAKSKLVSSGDVTISINGDPEKSVVTAAGGKLLGALADQGIFIPSACGGGGTCGQCRVEIHSGGGDILPTESGHINKREAKEGCRLACQVAVKQDMDIVLEDEIFGVQQWECEVISNDNQATFIKELKLQIPNGESVPFKAGGYIQIEAPAHHVKYSDFDIDDQYKGDWNHFGFFDVESKVDEPTLRAYSMANYPEEEGIIMLNVRIATPPPGRLHLPAGKMSSYIFSLKAGDKVTISGPFGEFFAKETDNEMVFIGGGAGMAPMRSHIFDQLKRLQSKRKMSFWYGARSKREMFYEDDYNGLAADNDNFNWHVALSDPQPEDNWDGMTGFIHNVLYENYLKDHEAPEDCEYYMCGPPMMNAAVIHMLKDLGVEDENIMLDDFGG, encoded by the coding sequence ATGGAAATTATTATTCTCGGCGTATCGATGTTTACCGTGATAGTACTAGCATTAGTAATGGTGATTTTATTCGCCAAATCTAAGTTAGTTTCTTCAGGTGACGTTACGATCAGCATTAATGGCGACCCAGAAAAATCAGTAGTAACTGCTGCTGGTGGTAAGCTTTTAGGCGCATTAGCTGACCAAGGTATTTTTATACCTTCAGCTTGTGGTGGCGGTGGTACTTGTGGCCAATGTCGCGTAGAAATACATTCAGGTGGTGGTGATATTTTACCAACTGAATCAGGTCATATTAATAAGCGTGAAGCAAAGGAAGGTTGTCGTTTAGCATGTCAAGTGGCTGTTAAACAAGACATGGATATTGTACTTGAAGATGAAATCTTTGGTGTTCAGCAATGGGAATGTGAAGTTATCTCTAATGATAACCAAGCAACATTCATTAAAGAGCTTAAGTTACAAATCCCTAATGGTGAATCAGTACCGTTTAAAGCGGGTGGTTATATTCAAATTGAAGCACCTGCTCACCATGTAAAATACAGCGATTTCGACATCGATGATCAATACAAAGGTGATTGGAATCATTTTGGCTTTTTTGATGTTGAATCAAAAGTTGATGAGCCGACGTTACGTGCTTATTCAATGGCGAACTATCCTGAAGAAGAAGGCATTATCATGCTTAACGTGCGTATTGCTACGCCGCCTCCAGGACGTTTACATTTACCAGCAGGTAAAATGTCGTCTTATATTTTCAGCTTAAAAGCTGGCGATAAAGTGACTATTTCAGGTCCATTTGGTGAGTTCTTCGCTAAAGAAACTGATAATGAAATGGTATTTATTGGTGGTGGTGCAGGTATGGCACCAATGCGTTCACACATATTCGATCAACTTAAGCGTTTACAGTCTAAACGTAAAATGTCGTTCTGGTATGGTGCTCGTTCTAAACGTGAAATGTTCTATGAAGATGATTACAACGGCCTTGCCGCTGATAATGATAACTTTAATTGGCATGTTGCGTTATCAGACCCACAACCAGAAGATAACTGGGATGGCATGACAGGTTTTATTCATAATGTACTTTATGAAAACTACTTGAAAGATCATGAAGCACCAGAAGATTGTGAGTACTACATGTGTGGTCCTCCAATGATGAATGCCGCGGTTATTCATATGTTGAAAGATCTTGGTGTTGAAGATGAAAACATCATGTTAGATGACTTCGGTGGCTAA
- the nqrE gene encoding NADH:ubiquinone reductase (Na(+)-transporting) subunit E yields the protein MEHYLSLFVKTIFIENMALTFFLGMCTFLAVSKKVSTAIGLGVAVVVVLGIAVPANQIIYQAILAPGALDSLMGVTEAKDSIDLSFLSFITFIGVIAALVQILEMVLDKYFPALYQALGIFLPLITVNCAIFGGVSFMVAKNLTLGESVVYGIGSGIGWMLAIVLMAGIREKMKYSDVPDGLKGLGITFITAGLMAFGFLSFGGISL from the coding sequence ATGGAACATTATTTAAGTTTGTTTGTTAAGACCATATTTATTGAAAATATGGCATTAACCTTTTTCCTTGGTATGTGTACATTCTTAGCAGTTTCTAAGAAAGTAAGCACGGCGATAGGTCTAGGTGTTGCGGTTGTTGTGGTATTGGGTATTGCGGTACCTGCTAACCAAATTATCTATCAAGCGATTTTAGCGCCAGGTGCGTTAGATAGTTTGATGGGTGTTACCGAAGCGAAAGACTCTATTGATTTAAGCTTCTTATCTTTCATTACCTTTATTGGTGTGATTGCGGCATTAGTACAAATTCTTGAAATGGTTTTAGATAAATACTTTCCAGCGCTATACCAAGCGCTTGGTATTTTCTTACCGTTGATCACAGTTAACTGTGCAATCTTCGGTGGCGTTTCATTTATGGTTGCGAAAAACCTAACTCTTGGCGAAAGTGTTGTTTACGGCATTGGCTCAGGTATTGGTTGGATGTTAGCGATTGTATTGATGGCGGGTATTCGTGAAAAGATGAAATACTCAGATGTACCTGATGGCTTAAAAGGCTTAGGTATTACGTTTATTACTGCAGGATTGATGGCGTTTGGCTTTCTTTCTTTCGGTGGTATTTCACTTTAG